From the genome of Pungitius pungitius chromosome 21, fPunPun2.1, whole genome shotgun sequence, one region includes:
- the LOC119213057 gene encoding zinc metalloproteinase-disintegrin-like atrolysin-A isoform X2 codes for MVPLWLTSVFVVQTSGMLSHVEKYEVVRPQRSLQDPQLHPDSVEYELMIEGTKHTILLEKNRNLLARSFSETRYAEDGKRVTTSTKEELCFYHGHVRGLQDSSVSVDICSGISGFLRLQQQVFLIEPLGRAAHGDHALYRRENLKLAGPSACGSSPNGTAQSDRHQDSGPGLSGLFRPRSWKTKATGGPQRFVELFVVVDNAEYKRYGDQTKSRVLGVINHVDKLYRPLNIRVVLVGLEIWTDRDHIDVDVDPETTLDNFLKWRRADLLRRVDHDNAQLVTGKDFDGDTVGLANKFAMCTENSGGVNQDHHDNPIGLASTIAHEMGHNFGLSHDSPACLCGPAHSSGTCVMAEKLRSGSQMFPELFSRCSVEQLADFTERARPGCLRPPGSARGAGGPRCGDALLDPGEQCDCGTVEECKDRCCDASTCLLAAGSQCAQGQCCHHCQLKPAGSVCREAAGGCDLPEFCTGASWDCPEDAFQMNGTPCFDQGGGFCHSGRCPTHQQHCWRLFGNGASLGSHACFELNRRGEEGANCGRNGSGYVPCAAPNLLCGSMFCGGGGESITGKMAVYTVHGIQCKLAVDDDGTRNLDMVPRGTRCGTNKVCMERRCVDVSLYGSPEDCSKKCSSNGVCNHKEECHCDPGWAPPHCDVQYADLSQGRSGVVAGVCAAVSILLIISGITAGLLCCKKDHMDNYSFKRTLHSAPDRPGQVFQQQGVKDRPEISSPTFLASTATQACAPLMVSAAPPQMKPVPPSKPLPALSKTVYSLKP; via the exons ATGGTCCCACTGTGGCTCACTTCTG TGTTTGTCGTGCAGACGTCGGGGATGTTGTCTCACGTGGAGAAGTACGAGGTGGTCCGACCTCAGAGGAGCCTGCAGGACCCACAG CTTCATCCTGATTCGGTTGAGTACGAGTTGATGATCGAagggacaaaacacacaattctTCTGGAAAAGAACAG GAATCTTCTTGCCAGAAGCTTCAGTGAAACACGTTATGCAGAAGATGGAAAACGAGTGACGACGTCCACAAAAGAG GAGCTGTGCTTCTACCACGGACACGTCAGAGGCCTCCAGGACTCCTCGGTCAGCGTGGACATCTGTTCAGGCATCAG cGGCTTCCTCAGGCTCCAGCAGCAGGTCTTCCTGATCGAGCCTCTGGGACGAGCTGCACATGGCGACCACGCGCTTTACAGACGGGAGAACCTGAAGCTCGCCGGCCCGTCCGCCTGTGGCTCCTCCCCCAACGGCACCGCGCAGAGCGACCGGCACCAGGACTCGGGCCCTGGGCTCTCTGGCCTCTTCAGGCCCAGATCGTGG AAAACTAAAGCCACCGGCGGCCCGCAGAGGTTCGTGGAGCTCTTTGTGGTCGTGGACAACGCGGAG taCAAGCGCTACGGAGACCAGACGAAATCCCGGGTCCTCGGGGTCATAAATCACGTCGACAAG ctGTACCGACCTCTGAACATCCGCGTGGTGCTGGTGGGTTTGGAGATCTGGACGGACAGAGACCACATCGACGTGGACGTCGACCCGGAGACGACCCTGGACAACTTCCTGAAGTGGCGGCGGGCCGACCTGCTGCGGCGGGTCGACCACGACAACGCCCAGCTAGTGAC CGGAAAGGATTTCGACGGCGACACGGTCGGACTCGCAAACAAGTTTGCGATGTGCACCGAGAACTCGGGCGGCGTCAATCAG gatcaccatgacaaccccATCGGCCTCGCCTCCACCATCGCTCACGAGATGGGACATAACTTCGGCCTGTCCCACGACTCCCCCGCCTGCCTGTGCGGCCCGGCGCACAGCAGCGGGACCTGCGTGATGGCCGAGAAGCTCAG GTCCGGCAGCCAGATGTTCCCCGAGCTGTTCAGCCGCTGCAGCGTGGAGCAGCTCGCCGACTTCACGGAGCGCGCTCGGCCCGGCTGCCTGCGGCCCCCCGGCTCGGCCCGCGGCGCCGGGGGGCCGCGCTGCGGCGACGCGCTGCTGGACCCCGGGGAGCAGTGCGACTGCGGCACCGTGGAG GAATGCAAGGATCGCTGTTGTGACGCCTCGACGTGTCTCCTGGCTGCAGGGTCGCAGTGCGCTCAGGGCCAATGCTGCCACCACTGCCAG CTGAAGCCGGCGGGCAGCGTGTGCCgcgaggcggcgggggggtgcGACCTCCCCGAGTTCTGCACCGGGGCGTCCTGGGACTGCCCCGAGGACGCCTTCCAGATGAACGGGACGCCCTGCTTCGAccagggggggggcttctgccACAGCGGACGGTGCCCCACACATCAGCAGCACTGCTGGAGGCTGTTCGGCaacg GCGCCTCCCTCGGATCACACGCCTGTTTTGAGCTGAACCGGCGCGGCGAGGAGGGGGCAAACTGCGGGAGGAACGGATCGGGCTACGTCCCGTGTGCAGCGCC aaATCTCCTCTGTGGGTCGATGTTttgcggaggggggggtgagtccATCACGGGGAAGATGGCGGTGTACACGGTGCACGGCATCCAGTGTAAACTGGCTGTGGACGACGACGGGACCAGAAACTTGGACATGGTGCCGAGGGGAACCAGGTGTGGAACcaacaag GTGTGCATGGAGCGGCGATGTGTGGATGTGTCGCTGTACGGGAGCCCGGAGGACTGCTCCAAGAAGTGCAGCAGCAACGGG GTGTGCAACCACAAGGAGGAGTGCCACTGTGACCCCGGCTGGGCCCCCCCGCACTGCGACGTCCAGTATGCAGACTTATCTCAAG GTCGGAGCGGGGTCGTCGCCGGAGTGTGTGCAGCCGTCTCCATCCTGCTGATCATCTCTGGCATCACCGCGGGGCTCCTGTGCTGCAAGAAGGACCACATGGACAACTACTCCTTCAAGAG GACTTTGCACTCCGCCCCCGACAGGCCGGGCCAGGTGTTCCAGCAGCAAGGCGTGAAGGACAGACCTGAGATCAGCTCGCCCACCTTCCTGGCCTCCACGGCGACGCAGGCCTGCGCTCCTCTGATGGTCAGCGCGGCCCCCCCACAG aTGAAACCTGTACCTCCATCCAAACCTTTACCTGCTCTGAGTAAGACAG tttacagtttgaagccctga
- the LOC119213057 gene encoding zinc metalloproteinase-disintegrin-like atrolysin-A isoform X1, whose translation MVPLWLTSVFVVQTSGMLSHVEKYEVVRPQRSLQDPQLHPDSVEYELMIEGTKHTILLEKNRNLLARSFSETRYAEDGKRVTTSTKEELCFYHGHVRGLQDSSVSVDICSGISGFLRLQQQVFLIEPLGRAAHGDHALYRRENLKLAGPSACGSSPNGTAQSDRHQDSGPGLSGLFRPRSWKTKATGGPQRFVELFVVVDNAEYKRYGDQTKSRVLGVINHVDKLYRPLNIRVVLVGLEIWTDRDHIDVDVDPETTLDNFLKWRRADLLRRVDHDNAQLVTGKDFDGDTVGLANKFAMCTENSGGVNQDHHDNPIGLASTIAHEMGHNFGLSHDSPACLCGPAHSSGTCVMAEKLRSGSQMFPELFSRCSVEQLADFTERARPGCLRPPGSARGAGGPRCGDALLDPGEQCDCGTVEECKDRCCDASTCLLAAGSQCAQGQCCHHCQLKPAGSVCREAAGGCDLPEFCTGASWDCPEDAFQMNGTPCFDQGGGFCHSGRCPTHQQHCWRLFGNGASLGSHACFELNRRGEEGANCGRNGSGYVPCAAPNLLCGSMFCGGGGESITGKMAVYTVHGIQCKLAVDDDGTRNLDMVPRGTRCGTNKVCMERRCVDVSLYGSPEDCSKKCSSNGVCNHKEECHCDPGWAPPHCDVQYADLSQGRSGVVAGVCAAVSILLIISGITAGLLCCKKDHMDNYSFKRTLHSAPDRPGQVFQQQGVKDRPEISSPTFLASTATQACAPLMVSAAPPQMKPVPPSKPLPALSKTGQINTFIQ comes from the exons ATGGTCCCACTGTGGCTCACTTCTG TGTTTGTCGTGCAGACGTCGGGGATGTTGTCTCACGTGGAGAAGTACGAGGTGGTCCGACCTCAGAGGAGCCTGCAGGACCCACAG CTTCATCCTGATTCGGTTGAGTACGAGTTGATGATCGAagggacaaaacacacaattctTCTGGAAAAGAACAG GAATCTTCTTGCCAGAAGCTTCAGTGAAACACGTTATGCAGAAGATGGAAAACGAGTGACGACGTCCACAAAAGAG GAGCTGTGCTTCTACCACGGACACGTCAGAGGCCTCCAGGACTCCTCGGTCAGCGTGGACATCTGTTCAGGCATCAG cGGCTTCCTCAGGCTCCAGCAGCAGGTCTTCCTGATCGAGCCTCTGGGACGAGCTGCACATGGCGACCACGCGCTTTACAGACGGGAGAACCTGAAGCTCGCCGGCCCGTCCGCCTGTGGCTCCTCCCCCAACGGCACCGCGCAGAGCGACCGGCACCAGGACTCGGGCCCTGGGCTCTCTGGCCTCTTCAGGCCCAGATCGTGG AAAACTAAAGCCACCGGCGGCCCGCAGAGGTTCGTGGAGCTCTTTGTGGTCGTGGACAACGCGGAG taCAAGCGCTACGGAGACCAGACGAAATCCCGGGTCCTCGGGGTCATAAATCACGTCGACAAG ctGTACCGACCTCTGAACATCCGCGTGGTGCTGGTGGGTTTGGAGATCTGGACGGACAGAGACCACATCGACGTGGACGTCGACCCGGAGACGACCCTGGACAACTTCCTGAAGTGGCGGCGGGCCGACCTGCTGCGGCGGGTCGACCACGACAACGCCCAGCTAGTGAC CGGAAAGGATTTCGACGGCGACACGGTCGGACTCGCAAACAAGTTTGCGATGTGCACCGAGAACTCGGGCGGCGTCAATCAG gatcaccatgacaaccccATCGGCCTCGCCTCCACCATCGCTCACGAGATGGGACATAACTTCGGCCTGTCCCACGACTCCCCCGCCTGCCTGTGCGGCCCGGCGCACAGCAGCGGGACCTGCGTGATGGCCGAGAAGCTCAG GTCCGGCAGCCAGATGTTCCCCGAGCTGTTCAGCCGCTGCAGCGTGGAGCAGCTCGCCGACTTCACGGAGCGCGCTCGGCCCGGCTGCCTGCGGCCCCCCGGCTCGGCCCGCGGCGCCGGGGGGCCGCGCTGCGGCGACGCGCTGCTGGACCCCGGGGAGCAGTGCGACTGCGGCACCGTGGAG GAATGCAAGGATCGCTGTTGTGACGCCTCGACGTGTCTCCTGGCTGCAGGGTCGCAGTGCGCTCAGGGCCAATGCTGCCACCACTGCCAG CTGAAGCCGGCGGGCAGCGTGTGCCgcgaggcggcgggggggtgcGACCTCCCCGAGTTCTGCACCGGGGCGTCCTGGGACTGCCCCGAGGACGCCTTCCAGATGAACGGGACGCCCTGCTTCGAccagggggggggcttctgccACAGCGGACGGTGCCCCACACATCAGCAGCACTGCTGGAGGCTGTTCGGCaacg GCGCCTCCCTCGGATCACACGCCTGTTTTGAGCTGAACCGGCGCGGCGAGGAGGGGGCAAACTGCGGGAGGAACGGATCGGGCTACGTCCCGTGTGCAGCGCC aaATCTCCTCTGTGGGTCGATGTTttgcggaggggggggtgagtccATCACGGGGAAGATGGCGGTGTACACGGTGCACGGCATCCAGTGTAAACTGGCTGTGGACGACGACGGGACCAGAAACTTGGACATGGTGCCGAGGGGAACCAGGTGTGGAACcaacaag GTGTGCATGGAGCGGCGATGTGTGGATGTGTCGCTGTACGGGAGCCCGGAGGACTGCTCCAAGAAGTGCAGCAGCAACGGG GTGTGCAACCACAAGGAGGAGTGCCACTGTGACCCCGGCTGGGCCCCCCCGCACTGCGACGTCCAGTATGCAGACTTATCTCAAG GTCGGAGCGGGGTCGTCGCCGGAGTGTGTGCAGCCGTCTCCATCCTGCTGATCATCTCTGGCATCACCGCGGGGCTCCTGTGCTGCAAGAAGGACCACATGGACAACTACTCCTTCAAGAG GACTTTGCACTCCGCCCCCGACAGGCCGGGCCAGGTGTTCCAGCAGCAAGGCGTGAAGGACAGACCTGAGATCAGCTCGCCCACCTTCCTGGCCTCCACGGCGACGCAGGCCTGCGCTCCTCTGATGGTCAGCGCGGCCCCCCCACAG aTGAAACCTGTACCTCCATCCAAACCTTTACCTGCTCTGAGTAAGACAG GTCAAATAAACACCTTCATTCAATGA